Part of the Streptomyces sp. NBC_00457 genome, GCCCGCGCCGACGAGCCATCTCTGGTCGGGCGTCTCGATGCGCAGCGCCGGGAGGCGATGCGCATTCACCGACATCGTGAAGCCCATCGTGGCCAGTTCCAGTGCGTCAGCCAAAGCGGGATGGTCGTCAGGCACGGGTATGCCCAGGGCGCCGCGGATGTCGAGCTCATGAGAGAACGCATCCAGCAGCAGCATGCCGCGGCGTAGCCAGGGGGTGCGCTCCAGTACCTGGGCCAGTACCCCGTCCAACTCCTCCCAGGCGGTGAGCAGGTGCACGAGAGGAGTGTTCGGCTGCGGAGCCACAGGTGGACTGATGTCACCGGGCACTTCTGCGACGACCCTCCGGCAGTTCTGGAGCAGGTGTGCGACCACGTCCCGCACGCTCCAGTCGGGGCAGGCGGGCACCGGCCATTCCGATTTCTCGGGATGTGCTCGTGCCAGCCGGGCTATGTTCTCGCGGCAGGAGCGGTAGGCGAGGCTGAAGAAGGGGTCGGGATGCTGATTCGCCGTCATGCCTAGGGCTCCTCAAGGATTTTGCTCGCCAGGCCGGCCTGTCGGGCCGACACATGCCCCGACTCGTACAGCCAGCGAACGCTGTCGGCTACGGTGTCGGCGATCGGCCGTGGGGCGATGCCGTACGTGGATGCATTCGCGTCAACGGGCGTGGCGTGTGCACAGGTATAGAGGGCGCCGTACTCAGCAGGGATGTGCCAGGGCCAGATTCGCTGCAGCAGGTCGGTGAGCATCCCGAACGGCAGCATCGGGCGAGCCGGCAGGAACTTCGCCGGGAGTGCACGGCCCGTTGCCTGCCGGAGAGCCTGAACATATTGACGGGTGGTCACATAGCGGTTTGGGCCGAAGTGCCGCTCCCGCACCCCGGCCGGCTTGGCAAGCAGGGCAGCAAGAACTTCGGCGGTGTCCCGGACATCGCCCACGGGAAAGCCGCCGCCTGGCCAGATGGGCAGCAAGCCGCGCAGGGCGTTTTGCAGCCGGGTGTTCTGGTCGCCCAGGCGCGGATCGTGTGGGCCGAGCAGCGCTGGCGGGTAGGTGATCACCACTGGTGCTCCCTCTTCCTGGTGCAGGCGGGCGATTGCCTCGGCAACCGACTTGCTTGCGAGGTATGCCTCGCGTGGCATGCCGAGCGGGGAGTCTGCCCGGATCACGCTGTCGGCGGTGGGGAACATTGCGCCGACGGTGGACACATAGACGATCGGGTCCACCCCGGCGCGCTGGGCGGAGCCCAGCACTAGCTGCGTGCCACGCACATTGGTCCTGCGTATCTCGGCACGCCGCCTGCTGTCGAAGGAGTACACCGCTGCCGCATGCAGCACCGCGTCAACTCCGTCCACTGCCTTGGCGACAGCGATCCGGTCGGTGACGTCACCGACCACCACCTCCAGGCTGGCTGGGGTCACGCCCAGCGGGCGCAGCGCCTGGTCCACTGTGGACGGGTTGCGGACCAGCAGCCGCATCCGTGCGCCGGTGCGGGCAATGGCCGCGACGGAGTGGGCGCCGACGAAGCCGGTGCCACCAGTTACGCAGATCAGCATCGATCACCCCTTCGTGGAACCGAGCGTGGGTCGTGTTGGCGTCGCAGCCGAGGACCGGCTGGCCCTCAAGTCGTGGCTGATGTCCTCGAGGCGACGCGCCTTGGTCTCCGAGCCGGCACACAGGAGTGCTACTGCCGCCAACGGCAGCGGGGCTGCGGCGATGGCCGCGGAGACGGCAGTCGACGGGACAGCCGTCGACCCGGCGGTGATCTCTTTGCTCCCGCGCGGGCACAAGGCAGTACAGCAGCACGAGCAGACCTGCGCCGATCAGTACCGTGCCGAGGGTCATCGGCAGGTCCGGCTCCATGCCGTCGAGGTAGTACCTCATTGCCGCGCCGGCCGGGTGCATCGGCAGATGTACCGGCACGCCGAAGGTGCACGTGAACGCACTGCCCGAGAAGGCCAGCGGGTGCTCGAATCCCAGTGGGCACCGGTGCTGGCCCGGTCTTCTGCAACGGCCATGATTTCCCCTGCTTCACACAAGTGGGCTCGCCGACCGCGGCTCACATTGGCTCCCACAGTGGTGGGCGGTGCCCTATTCGCACTTCTCGCGTGTTGCCCCATAGGATTCCTGGAAAGTCTTCTTCCGAACCAGGACTCCCTGCGGCCGCTGGCCGTCATCTATCTGCTTCGGGAGGTATCCTGGGAGCCGCCTATTCCGCTAGAACTATAGATTCCATTACTGACACGGTCTGTCTCTGCATTATGACAACCATGCGACCCGATGCCTTCTCCTGCCTTGCCAGGCTTAAGGCGCCGCCTCTGGCCGCCCACGGGGATGGGCAAGGAAAGAGAAGACGGTGCGCTGGTGGCTAACGCGCGCTCGAAAGGCGTTCAGCGCGTGCGTTATCGAGCCGCTGGTCTTCGGCACCAGGCTGGGTAACACTAGGTGAGTGCCCTCAGGAGGCCAGCGCGGGACCTCACCTCGATGCACGCCAGGTTCTAGGTAATCGCGGTGCACGGCAATATCGAAGAAGCCGTATCTCGATGAAGCGCCTAGGCTTCCGTTAGCGAAGAGACCGGCCTGAGGGGGCGCAACCTGCGCGGTGGGCCAGGACCTTCGGCACATCCGGCCGGGCGTGACCACGCCCAGCCGGCGCGCCCACCGCGTCGCGGTATTCGGCGCGGTAGCTGGCGTCTGGAGGAGCAATGGCGACACCGCCCGGAACAGCGCGAACGCATGCCCTACGCCGAGCCATCGAATGTGTCGCCGGCGCGGAGCGCTCATGAAACCGCCTCTCGATCGAGACCACGAAAAATTGCCAGCTCGACTAAGCGAGTTTCCAGGCGGGCGGCAGGCCATGTCGGATGATGCCTCATGGCTTGAGTGCTTAAGTCGAGAGGGGGAGGGGTCGAATGGGCAAGTATTTGGATTCGCATTCAAGGATCAGATTGATGAGCCGATTGGGCGAGCACTTGTTGTGATTCGGCAGCGTTATGGAGAGAAACTCTCACTCGCATATCTCGCAGAAATCGCCGGGTTGAGCAGTTATCATTTCTGTCGCGTATTCCAGCGTCAAGTAGGGATGTCTCCCATAAAATTTCTGTCCCTTGTGCGTATGCAGCGGGCCAAATATCTGCTTGAGTCCTCAACGCTGAGTGTCACAGAAATAACTCACCAGGTGGGGTATGGTAGCGTAACTACGTTTACGACCCGATTCTCGGCAATGTTCGGCGTCGCACCTAACCGGCTCCGGCGACAGCATGCACGCAAGTTGCAACGGATGACCGGATCCGCAGTAGGGGAGTCGCAGGGTGAAATTACCGGCGGCGAGATGCTGGATGTAGCAGGAGGTTGGATTCGGAAATGTTCCGACCCGCCTCAAGACATGGCCAACGATCATCACGCGCCGCGGTTAGCCGCCCTGTCCCACCGCGCGGATGAATTCATGGAGCAGGCGCAGGAAGCGGGCGCGAGCGGCGGCAGTCAGAGCGAAGCCACATGGTCAGGATGAGTGCAGAGGAGAGGCGCGAAAGTGTCATCCGCGAAGGCAATCTTTCTGGCGGCCGCCAAGCGGTGCATGGAGGACACCATCCGCACGCTCGAGGAGGCCGCCGGAGGGCTGGAGGGAGAAGAGGCCCTGCACGCCATGGCAAACGCGTACACCACGGTCATCGCGGAGCAGCCCGAGCGGCTGCTGGTGCAGATGCAGACGTACGTCACCGTGGCCGCTGCTGAGCAGGCCGGAGATCGCGAGCTCGGCGAGGCGGTGCGCAGCGGATGGATGCGGCTGTGGCACACGGTGCATCTGCCGCTCGGCGCCGACATCGACGAGACGACGACGTTCATGGCGCACGGGATGCTCATCAACTGCCTGGTGGCCATGGGGTTTACCTCCGAACACCAGGTCTGGGAGGGCATCTATCCGTCGGCGCAGCTTAAGGGCCGGCTGGATGCGTAGAAGGAGAGATGGGTGTCACAGGCGTCAAATCGTGCCCAGTGCTGATGCCCCCCGGCGGTCACGGTAGACACCTGCAGGGTGGCCAGGTGGGGCGCGCCGTCCTCATCACGTACCTAGGCGGCGGCGAGCGCAGGCTGCCCGTTGACGGCGCCGTGGACAGGGGCGCCGGGGTCGTCGCTGAGGGCGACAGGCCGGATGGGAACGGCGTGGGGCCGCGTGTGCCGAGCGCGTTGAGGCAGATGCTCGTCGCGATCCGGTAGAGCCGAGTCTGCAAGTCGGCCGCCTGCTCCTCGTACCGGTCGTCAAGGCCCGCCACGCCCGCAGCAGCGTCTCCTGCAACAGGTCCTTGCATCGTGGACCGAGCCGAGCATGCGGTGATGGTCTTGCACCGTCGGTGGGCGGGCCAATGAGAATGGAGTGGGTGCCATGAGGCTGGCCGAGCTCAGTCGGCGAAGCACGGTATCCATCGCGACCATCAAGTACTACCTGCGCAGCGGACTCCTCCTTCCCGGCGAACGGATCACAGCCACCTGGGCCGACTACGGCGAACACCATCTGCACCGGCTCCGGTTGATCCGTGCGCTCATTGGCGTTGGTCGCCTATCTGTCAGTGCCACCAAGGAGATCCTTGACGCCATTACCGTGGAGCAGAATGACCCCGATCACGTCATCGCGAAGGTGCTGAACGCAGGTTCCGCTGTCCAGGAGCACAAACAGGCGGAGGGGGCCGCGACGCCCGCGAAGCGGGACACAAACGGTCTCACAGACGCCCGAAGCCTCATCGCGGAGATGGGGTGGTGCGTGCCGCGCGCTGCACCGGCCGCCAAGGATCTCGGCGACATCCTGGACGCCCTGGCTGAGCTGGGCGTGGATATCGAGTGGCAGACCCTGCTGTCCTACGCACGACTCGCGGACGAGATCTCTAAGCTAGACAGCCATCAGATACACGGTGGGGCTGGCGCTTCGCTGCAGGCCCAGCGGGCGGCTCTGTCTTGTAGAGGCCGATCTGGGATTCCATGAGCGCGTTGTCCAGAGCATCGCCGACGGTGCCGATCGAGGCGTCGATGCCGGCCTCCAGGAGATGCGCGGTGAACGCGAAAGACGTGTACTGGCTGCCCGCGTCCGAATGATGAACCAGCCCCGGTCCAGCGGGGGTTCAGGCCCGGTCGCCGCGCCACAGCGCCATGTCGAGGGCGTCGAGGACGAGCTTGGCCCGCTTGCTAGTGCTGTGACCGCGTTGGTTCGCCGGGTTGGTGGTCGTGGCGGTTGGATGTGCGGGGATGTCGGATCCGACTGCTGGAGGCGCGGTGGCCGAGTCTGTCTGTGTGCGCAGACTGACCGACCAGGAGGGGCAGAAGCTGCAGTAGACAGTGCGCCGGGGCAGTACCAACTCGGTGCGCTACCGACGGGCGATGATGCTGCTGGCTTCGGCCGGCGGGAACCGGGGGCCGGTGATCGCCCAGCTGGTGCAGGCCGATGAAGACACCGTCCGCGATGTGATCCACCGGTTCAACGAGATCGGCCTGACCTGTCTGGACCCTAGTGGGCGGGCGGCCGTCCCCGCCTGCTCAAGCCTGACGACGAGGACTTTGTCATCCGACGGCCACCACCCGCCCAGCCAATGTCAACCAGCCACAGCAGCGGGCTCAGGAGGCGTGGCCAGGAGTGCGGCGTTCTCGGCCCGCAGCCGCTTGATCTCCGCGGCCTCCTCGGACGTGACGCCAGGCCGCTGCCCGGCGTCGACTTCGGCCTTGCGGACCCATGTCCGCACCGTCTCAGCCGCACCGATCCCCAGCTTGGTTGCGACTGCTTTCATCGCGGCCCACTCGGTGGGGTAGCTCGGGCGGATCTCCGCGACCATGCGCACTGCGCGCTCACGAAGCTCGGGCGGGTAGGGGGACGGACGTGCCATCGATCCTCTCAGGGAATCGAGCCTCCAACAGACCCGGAGCGGTTCAGTGCCAGCGAGCCCGCCATGGGCGGGTGAGCCTCACGGACGATTACTCAACGCAGCCATGGCAATGAGCCTTAACCATCGCTCCGGGAAGCGACGCAGTTGGCACGTGCTGCCAGCCACGACCGATGTATGCACATCAACAAAAGTTACAGAGAGTGACTGTCAGTGATTGGCGATAGTGTTCTTTGCACGGGGCGAAGGGCGGCAGTCCTGCTGCTCTCGCTGTGTGATCGCAAGACATCTGCCACACTGGGTAGTGGTAGATGGGCCATGTCTGAGCCTTGCGCAGGGAGTTGCCAGCACATGAGAAGGGGCGGTGATGAAAGTGGGTGAGACGCTCGAACAGCGCTTCGCCGCGACTTTTCAGTCCCTAATTTCCGAAGCGAAGGCACCTCTTGCGCAACTGATCGAGCTTCTCGGATCGAAGGCTGATTTGGACGACCTCGTAACAGGTTCGCGGTTGCCTTCCCTGTACGAGGCAACCGCTCTTGGTGCGTTCTTCAAAGTGCCGCCCAGCACGTTGCTGCAAGCAAAGTCTCCTTCCATGGGAGTTAGCTTCAGATTGGGTC contains:
- a CDS encoding maleylpyruvate isomerase family mycothiol-dependent enzyme, whose product is MTANQHPDPFFSLAYRSCRENIARLARAHPEKSEWPVPACPDWSVRDVVAHLLQNCRRVVAEVPGDISPPVAPQPNTPLVHLLTAWEELDGVLAQVLERTPWLRRGMLLLDAFSHELDIRGALGIPVPDDHPALADALELATMGFTMSVNAHRLPALRIETPDQRWLVGAGDPAATVRGESLEVFRSLTGRRTIPQIRGLSWSSAPESWLPAFTWGPFTPPTQPIEASAGAVEQGPWFLPPSLSLRGVL
- a CDS encoding NAD-dependent epimerase/dehydratase family protein; amino-acid sequence: MLICVTGGTGFVGAHSVAAIARTGARMRLLVRNPSTVDQALRPLGVTPASLEVVVGDVTDRIAVAKAVDGVDAVLHAAAVYSFDSRRRAEIRRTNVRGTQLVLGSAQRAGVDPIVYVSTVGAMFPTADSVIRADSPLGMPREAYLASKSVAEAIARLHQEEGAPVVITYPPALLGPHDPRLGDQNTRLQNALRGLLPIWPGGGFPVGDVRDTAEVLAALLAKPAGVRERHFGPNRYVTTRQYVQALRQATGRALPAKFLPARPMLPFGMLTDLLQRIWPWHIPAEYGALYTCAHATPVDANASTYGIAPRPIADTVADSVRWLYESGHVSARQAGLASKILEEP
- a CDS encoding AraC family transcriptional regulator, giving the protein MKPPLDRDHEKLPARLSEFPGGRQAMSDDASWLECLSREGEGSNGQVFGFAFKDQIDEPIGRALVVIRQRYGEKLSLAYLAEIAGLSSYHFCRVFQRQVGMSPIKFLSLVRMQRAKYLLESSTLSVTEITHQVGYGSVTTFTTRFSAMFGVAPNRLRRQHARKLQRMTGSAVGESQGEITGGEMLDVAGGWIRKCSDPPQDMANDHHAPRLAALSHRADEFMEQAQEAGASGGSQSEATWSG
- a CDS encoding MerR family transcriptional regulator is translated as MRLAELSRRSTVSIATIKYYLRSGLLLPGERITATWADYGEHHLHRLRLIRALIGVGRLSVSATKEILDAITVEQNDPDHVIAKVLNAGSAVQEHKQAEGAATPAKRDTNGLTDARSLIAEMGWCVPRAAPAAKDLGDILDALAELGVDIEWQTLLSYARLADEISKLDSHQIHGGAGASLQAQRAALSCRGRSGIP